A genome region from Hevea brasiliensis isolate MT/VB/25A 57/8 chromosome 9, ASM3005281v1, whole genome shotgun sequence includes the following:
- the LOC110658924 gene encoding (+)-neomenthol dehydrogenase-like has product MEVKEHDPFLSSPPLSSSRWWSKETVAIVTGANKGIGFSLVKRLADSGLTVILTARDVERGYKAIEQLRNEHGDGDDLHLHFYRLDVSDPASIKAFVSQFEKDFGVLDILVNNAAVSFNEIHENSVEHAEIVIKTNFYGPKLLIEALLPMFRQSTSACSRILNITSRLGSINKMRNSKMKEMVLSENLSEEQIEWMVNLFIENVKKGTWKSQGWPEIWTDYAVSKLALNAYSRVLATRYKDCGLRVNCFCPGFTQTSMTRGKGTHTATDAAEVGARLALLPPHQLPTGKFYIGFSPGIVSKL; this is encoded by the exons ATGGAAGTAAAAGAACACGACCCTTTTCTCTCTTCTCCTCCTCTCTCCTCCTCCAG ATGGTGGTCTAAGGAAACTGTTGCAATAGTCACCGGAGCAAACAAGGGGATTGGGTTCTCGCTGGTGAAACGACTTGCAGACTCTGGACTCACTGTGATCTTAACAGCTAGAGATGTAGAGAGAGGGTACAAAGCTATTGAGCAGCTTAGAAATGAGCATGGTGATGGTGATGATCTCCATCTACACTTCTATCGCCTTGACGTTTCGGATCCTGCTTCCATTAAAGCCTTCGTTTCGCAGTTTGAGAAGGATTTTGGAGTCTTGGATATTCTT GTGAACAATGCTGCGGTATCTTTTAATGAGATACATGAGAACTCTGTGGAGCATGCAGAGATTGTTATCAAAACCAATTTCTATGGACCCAAGTTGCTGATAGAGGCACTCTTGCCCATGTTTCGTCAATCAACTTCTGCCTGCAGCCGTATCCTTAATATTACCTCAAGACTTGGCTCTATCAAT AAGATGAGAAACTCTAAAATGAAAGAGATGGTGCTAAGCGAAAACTTATCAGAAGAGCAGATTGAATGGATGGTAAATTTGTTTATTGAAAATGTGAAGAAAGGAACATGGAAGAGCCAAGGATGGCCAGAGATATGGACAGATTATGCAGTATCAAAGCTAGCTCTGAATGCATATTCTAGGGTTTTGGCTACAAGGTACAAGGATTGTGGATTACGTGTAAACTGTTTCTGCCCTGGTTTCACTCAGACGTCTATGACCAGAGGTAAAGGCACTCACACCGCCACTGACGCCGCTGAAGTTGGTGCTAGGCTGGCCTTGCTACCGCCGCACCAGCTACCTACTGGCAAGTTTTATATAGGGTTTAGCCCTGGCATTGTTTCTAAATTATAA